The Oncorhynchus nerka isolate Pitt River linkage group LG15, Oner_Uvic_2.0, whole genome shotgun sequence genome contains the following window.
GCGCCTATGAGAAAGCAGGGGTGTGTCCACGGCCGGCGAATTAGCTTAGCTTCGTCTTCATAAGAGGGAAAGGGCTCTCCACCCCCTCATTCGTTTGTGAGAAGCAACGAGACATCAGCATCATGCCCGAGCCAGCAAAGTCCGCGCCCAAGAAGGGCTCCAAGAAAGCCGTCACCAAGACCGCAGGGAAAGGCGGCAAGAAGCGCCGAAAGTCTAGGAAGGAGAGCTACGCCATTTACGTGTACAAAGTCCTGAAGCAGGTCCACCCCGATACCGGCATCTCCTCCAAGGCCATGGGAATCATGAACTCGTTCGTGAACGACATCTTCGTCTCGCCTGGCCCACTACAACAAGCGTTCCACCATCACCTCCAGGGAGATCCAGAGCGCAGTGTGCCTGCTCCCCGGAGAGCTGGCCAAGCACGCAGTGTCCGAGGGCACCAAGGCCGTGACAAAGTACACCAGCTCCAAGTAAACAGCGCATTTGGAGTGCTGTAGTAAcccaaaggctcttttaagagcCACCCACCCTGTCAGTGAAAAAAGcaaatccatgtgtgtgtgtggaggacatGTTAGAGTGTTGTGTCAATTTGCGGGGCGGGGGGATAAATGAAGAGAGTAGGAATGGGTGCATGCCAGTAGAACACAGTGAGTGGGTTTCCACTCGTGCTCCAATGACTGGAGCCTGTATGACTTTAGGCTGAAgtagggaccctctgcacacatgaACAACAGTCTctgagcaagtgacgtcaccgattgaaactaGCCCTTCCACCTGTacaagaggggggaggaggaggagagcctcCAAATCGCTCTCTCTAGGCCTATATCAGGGCAAACAAGCACATGGGGCGCCAGCCTCCATAGCGCCGGCCGCACAGCCAGACACCAAGACCCACAGACACAAAGACCGGCACGAGTCACGCTGCGAGAGGGCAGTCATCTCTGCCTGTTCAGAGACAAGGTGAGCTCACCTCATCTGGATGACACGCTTttgaaagagacacacacagatagagagagagacattgtgcACAAAGAGCAGGCTCCAAATCCAACTAAAGGACTAataaaacatcacacacacacacagtgcaagtAAGCATGTCGTTGGACAGTGTATTATTTCCTGTGCCTCCTGGACACATGACGAATACAACGTGAAACTAGTCTCAGCCAGGCCTCACAAGTGCATGTGTTTTAAGGTCCCCAAAAGAGCTCTCCTTTAAAACACCAAGGAGCACATCAGGGGACGCCAAACCATTTGACTCCCTTGCCAGACATCTCGGCTCACCCCACAATC
Protein-coding sequences here:
- the LOC115142721 gene encoding LOW QUALITY PROTEIN: histone H2B (The sequence of the model RefSeq protein was modified relative to this genomic sequence to represent the inferred CDS: inserted 2 bases in 1 codon; substituted 1 base at 1 genomic stop codon); this encodes MRAQLHWANGRGAYEKAGVCPRPANXLSFVFIRGKGLSTPSFVCEKQRDISIMPEPAKSAPKKGSKKAVTKTAGKGGKKRRKSRKESYAIYVYKVLKQVHPDTGISSKAMGIMNSFVNDIFXSRLAHYNKRSTITSREIQSAVCLLPGELAKHAVSEGTKAVTKYTSSK